From Gemmatimonadaceae bacterium:
TATCGGTCACGTAGGTGTAGTCGCGCGACGACGACCCGTCGCCGTATACCGGAATGGGACGACCGCTCGAGATGAGCGCCGCGAATTTGTGGATCGCCAGATCGGGCCGCTGCCTCGGTCCGTACACCGTGAAGAATCGCAGCGACACGATGCGAAGGCGCGGCTCGAGTCCGGCGAAGGTTTCACAGAGCAGCTCGGCGGCGCGTTTGGTGGCGGCGTACGGACTGACCGGCGAGATCGCGGCATCGTCCTCCGAGAACGGGACGCGGCTCGCATTCCCGTAGACGGACGAGCTCGATGCGACGACGGCGCGCGAGATGCCGCGCGCACGCGCGGCATCGAGCAACGCGGCGGTTCCGCGAACGTTGACGTCGGCATACAGCGCGGGGGCGGCAATCGATGGGCGGACGCCGGCGCGCGCCGCCATGTGCACGACCACGTCGGGCTCGATCGTGTCCATCGCAGCGCCGAGCGCCGCGAGGTCGCGCACATCCGCCTCGGCCATGGTGAACGCCGAGGAGCAGCGGGCTCCGGCGATGTTCGCGCGCTTGATGGCCGGGTCGTAAAAGTCGTCGAAATTGTCGACGCCTAACACGCGATCGCCGCGCGCGAGCAGCGCATCGACCAGGTGCGAGCCGATGAATCCTGCCGCGCCGGTGACCAGCACGCGCTCAGCCACGCGCGCCCACCCGCTCGGTGCCAAGCGAGCGGAAGTACTCAATGGTGCGGGCGACGCCCTCCCGAAGCGGCACCGCTGGCTCCCAGCCCAGCATCGATCGCGCGCGACTGATGTCGGGCTGGCGCACTTTGGGATCGTCCACCGGCAGCGGCCGCGCCTCGATCGGCACCTTCGCTCCCGTGAGCTCGAGGACCACCTCGGCTAACTGGCGTACGGTGTACTCGACCGGGTTGCCGATGTTCATCGGATCGCTGTCGCCCTTCATGAAGAGCCGGTAGATGCCTTCCACTTCATCCGACACGTAGCAGAAGCTGCGGGTTTGCTTGCCGTCGCCGTACAGCGTGATCGGTTCGCCGGCCAGCGCCTGCACGATGAAATTGGACACGACGCGCCCGTCGCGCGGCCGCATGCGCGGGCCGTACGTGTTGAAGATGCGGACGATGCGCGTGTCGA
This genomic window contains:
- a CDS encoding NAD-dependent epimerase/dehydratase family protein yields the protein MAERVLVTGAAGFIGSHLVDALLARGDRVLGVDNFDDFYDPAIKRANIAGARCSSAFTMAEADVRDLAALGAAMDTIEPDVVVHMAARAGVRPSIAAPALYADVNVRGTAALLDAARARGISRAVVASSSSVYGNASRVPFSEDDAAISPVSPYAATKRAAELLCETFAGLEPRLRIVSLRFFTVYGPRQRPDLAIHKFAALISSGRPIPVYGDGSSSRDYTYVTDTVQGVLGAIERTRDPEVRHEVYNLGESQTTTLSELIALLEDALGRKAMIDRLPPQAGDVSCTFADISRARDTLGYAPAVPIRDGIPRFVAWFRDTAGRGAAALR